In one Candidatus Poribacteria bacterium genomic region, the following are encoded:
- a CDS encoding ArsA family ATPase, which translates to MRIILYTGKGGVGKTTIAAATGIKLAELGYRTIVISLDVAHSLRDAFDNHEKLVHQSEERQIQIRENLWIQEINVQEAIVEYWNDVYGYIRSLLNRSGLDSLVAEEIAVFPGMEEICALLYINQYVREKSYDVIILDCAPTGESLRFVSIPTTLEWYMSHIFKLERNLARVAGPVIERVSSVPIPRDNYFQNIQDLFDKLEGIDGVLTDPKITTVRLVTNPEKIVIKETQRAFMYFCLYGLCIDAVIINRIFPDDVDLAYFEAWKQSQQHYIEEATDYFSDVPIWKVNLFTEEIVGEQGLHRLADTLYSGINPADQFSEERPYQFQKMADAYQLSMRLPFLSKEEIGLTKHGDELIVTVGGFKQHIALPRTLSNKKTTGAKLTGDQLVIQFEGENRT; encoded by the coding sequence ATGCGAATTATTCTTTACACAGGTAAAGGGGGTGTCGGTAAAACAACGATTGCCGCGGCTACGGGTATCAAACTCGCAGAACTCGGTTACAGAACGATTGTCATTTCGCTTGACGTGGCGCATTCACTCCGAGATGCTTTTGATAACCATGAAAAACTTGTTCACCAAAGCGAAGAGAGACAGATCCAAATCAGAGAGAACCTCTGGATACAAGAAATTAACGTCCAAGAAGCAATTGTTGAATACTGGAACGATGTATATGGCTATATCCGTTCGTTGTTGAATCGTTCTGGACTTGACAGCCTCGTCGCAGAGGAAATAGCGGTATTTCCGGGAATGGAGGAAATTTGCGCGCTTCTGTACATCAATCAATATGTTCGCGAAAAAAGTTATGATGTGATTATCCTTGATTGCGCCCCGACCGGTGAGTCGCTTCGGTTTGTAAGTATCCCGACGACGCTGGAGTGGTACATGAGCCACATTTTCAAATTGGAACGTAATCTTGCGAGAGTTGCGGGTCCGGTCATCGAACGGGTGAGTTCCGTCCCGATTCCACGAGATAATTATTTTCAGAATATTCAAGATTTATTCGATAAATTGGAAGGGATTGATGGGGTCCTGACAGATCCGAAAATTACGACGGTCCGCTTAGTGACGAATCCGGAAAAAATCGTTATCAAAGAGACCCAGCGGGCATTTATGTATTTTTGCCTCTACGGGTTGTGTATTGACGCTGTGATTATCAACCGCATCTTTCCTGATGATGTTGATTTGGCATACTTTGAGGCTTGGAAGCAGTCACAACAGCACTATATTGAGGAGGCGACGGACTATTTTTCGGATGTCCCGATTTGGAAGGTGAACCTCTTCACGGAAGAAATTGTAGGGGAACAGGGACTGCATCGATTGGCGGACACGCTCTATTCTGGGATTAACCCCGCAGATCAGTTCTCTGAAGAACGTCCGTATCAATTCCAAAAAATGGCAGATGCCTACCAGTTGTCTATGCGTCTTCCGTTTCTGAGCAAAGAGGAAATTGGATTGACAAAACACGGTGATGAGTTAATTGTGACAGTGGGTGGCTTCAAGCAACATATCGCGTTGCCGCGGACGCTCTCGAACAAAAAAACAACTGGTGCAAAACTCACCGGCGACCAACTCGTGATTCAGTTTGAAGGAGAGAATCGAACCTGA
- the rplM gene encoding 50S ribosomal protein L13 gives MVLKTKTYFPKTEKDIRWYVVDADGQVLGRLASRIAQVLRGKNDPRYTPHADLGFRVAVVNAEKVVVTGDKREQKTYFRHSGYPGGDKYRTFDEQMARKPEVIITNAVKGMLPKNHLGRQLMKGLRVYTGPTHPHQAQEPEVLTL, from the coding sequence ATGGTACTCAAAACGAAAACCTATTTTCCGAAAACGGAAAAAGATATTAGATGGTATGTGGTGGACGCTGATGGACAGGTGCTCGGGCGTTTAGCATCCCGGATCGCACAGGTACTACGCGGAAAGAATGACCCGCGGTATACACCCCACGCCGATTTAGGTTTTCGCGTTGCTGTTGTGAATGCGGAAAAAGTGGTCGTCACAGGCGATAAAAGGGAACAGAAAACCTATTTTAGGCATAGCGGCTACCCCGGCGGCGATAAATATCGAACCTTCGATGAACAGATGGCTCGTAAACCAGAGGTAATTATCACCAACGCTGTTAAGGGGATGCTCCCAAAAAATCACCTCGGTCGACAACTGATGAAGGGACTCAGAGTTTACACCGGACCGACACACCCGCACCAAGCTCAGGAACCGGAAGTCTT